From the Acidilutibacter cellobiosedens genome, one window contains:
- a CDS encoding DMT family transporter → MTRFRGIVCVAISAILFGCMPLMAKKIYLCGGNPVNLAFNRFVFSLPILFLLMKRFSDNIYINPRQILKVFILSLGFSGTSILLMSSYNYISSFTATTIHFIYPTIVILMDVIIFREKIKPVKYICAILCTIGIMLFYTPDQSGNIIGIIFALTSGITYAFYIVYLDKSNIEELPAFKLAFYLSLISSIELFLFSFATNKLTFNIKPSGWILTIVFSILISTGATTLFQIGVKIIGDQQASILSTFEPITSMILGVLVFKEMLNMKIFTGVFFVILSIILITMFDRSTDKITLK, encoded by the coding sequence ATGACGCGTTTTCGAGGAATTGTATGTGTAGCCATTTCGGCTATTTTGTTTGGATGCATGCCGTTAATGGCTAAAAAAATATATTTATGTGGAGGAAATCCGGTAAACCTTGCGTTTAACCGGTTTGTATTTTCATTACCAATTTTATTTTTATTAATGAAAAGATTTTCGGACAATATATACATAAATCCAAGACAAATTTTAAAAGTCTTTATTTTGTCTCTCGGATTTTCGGGAACTTCGATTTTGCTTATGTCTTCTTACAACTATATTTCATCATTTACGGCTACAACGATTCACTTTATATATCCCACTATTGTTATACTGATGGATGTTATAATATTTCGTGAAAAGATTAAGCCTGTTAAATATATATGCGCTATCCTTTGTACCATAGGGATCATGCTGTTTTATACTCCGGATCAATCGGGAAATATTATCGGCATAATTTTTGCACTTACTTCAGGAATTACATATGCTTTTTATATAGTTTATCTTGACAAAAGCAATATCGAAGAACTACCGGCCTTTAAACTTGCTTTTTATTTGTCGCTTATTTCATCAATCGAACTATTTTTATTTTCTTTTGCTACAAATAAATTAACATTTAATATTAAACCGTCAGGCTGGATACTAACTATTGTTTTTTCCATTCTTATTTCCACAGGTGCAACTACTTTATTTCAAATAGGAGTAAAAATTATAGGAGATCAGCAAGCTTCTATTCTCAGTACTTTTGAACCAATTACCAGCATGATTTTAGGAGTATTGGTTTTTAAAGAAATGTTGAACATGAAAATTTTTACAGGAGTATTTTTTGTTATCCTATCCATTATATTAATTACTATGTTTGACAGATCTACTGATAAAATAACTTTAAAATAA
- a CDS encoding L-rhamnose isomerase: MLAEYPLMFALLLPNDELKKLQEEEDFTKRLVLMEELKSYPFGDIWNYHCHINNVPIQDEWYGIVKKYEKEELLKRI, encoded by the coding sequence ATGTTAGCAGAATACCCTTTGATGTTTGCCCTTCTCTTGCCTAATGACGAGTTGAAAAAACTACAAGAAGAAGAGGATTTTACTAAGAGATTAGTCTTAATGGAGGAGCTTAAATCTTATCCTTTCGGAGATATCTGGAACTACCATTGCCATATAAATAATGTACCAATTCAAGATGAATGGTATGGTATAGTTAAAAAATATGAAAAAGAGGAATTATTAAAAAGAATCTAA
- a CDS encoding sensory rhodopsin transducer: MNNLGSKVWIIPDGFLPLKSSGNLKSHEAVCVLNLGEKDANINLSIYFEDRNPMENFKAVCGAKRTNHIRLDKIMDNKGNKIPVNIPYSIKIESDEPIIVQHSRMDTTQAEMTLMTTIAYELK; this comes from the coding sequence ATGAATAATTTAGGTTCTAAAGTTTGGATTATTCCAGATGGATTTTTACCTTTAAAAAGCAGTGGAAACCTTAAAAGCCATGAGGCGGTATGTGTGCTAAATTTAGGAGAGAAAGATGCAAATATAAATTTGAGTATCTATTTTGAAGACAGGAATCCTATGGAAAATTTTAAAGCTGTCTGTGGTGCCAAAAGGACTAACCATATAAGATTGGATAAGATCATGGACAACAAAGGGAATAAAATTCCTGTAAATATTCCTTATTCGATAAAAATAGAGAGTGACGAACCCATAATAGTGCAGCATAGCAGGATGGATACAACACAGGCCGAGATGACTTTAATGACAACTATTGCATATGAATTAAAATAA
- a CDS encoding PTS sugar transporter subunit IIA, with product MVTREVYGSSSVVLNVDRILEIIDESSEIKDRKKLKADIKKYLFDELGAEDVSAEENETPNLSGFITDNHIQITEQVIDWKQAIEIASMPLLKEGYINQSYVQAMLDQYSWDSRTVIWGYDMALVHSKPSAGGNRVGMALLKLKKGVARSHI from the coding sequence ATGGTTACGAGAGAAGTATATGGCAGCAGTTCAGTTGTACTGAACGTAGATAGAATATTAGAAATAATCGATGAAAGCTCTGAAATAAAGGACAGAAAAAAACTGAAAGCAGATATAAAGAAATATCTATTTGATGAATTAGGTGCGGAGGACGTTTCTGCAGAGGAAAACGAAACCCCCAATTTATCAGGTTTTATAACAGATAACCATATACAAATAACAGAACAGGTTATAGATTGGAAGCAGGCTATAGAAATTGCATCTATGCCGTTGTTAAAAGAAGGTTACATTAATCAAAGTTATGTACAAGCAATGCTCGATCAATATAGTTGGGATAGCCGCACAGTGATATGGGGATATGATATGGCTTTGGTTCATTCTAAGCCAAGTGCCGGAGGAAACCGGGTAGGTATGGCATTGCTTAAACTGAAAAAAGGGGTTGCCAGGTCCCATATATGA